The DNA region TTGTTGTATGCTCAAAGACAAACTCATACACTCCATTCACAGCATATTGTGAACCTGGTTGATAAACTTCATTAGATTCTTCTCTAAAATTTTCACCCTAGCTAGTAATCATcaataatttgaaaataaataaatatttaatcaaaaacTTTTTGCATCATTTTACTAATCTAAAATTTAGACAACTAGAAATAATGGCCAATTagattcaataattaatcaaaaaGGTATAGATGGAACTTCAATGATGGAGATTATTAGTAGAACACCATATAACATTGAGAATAAACTAGCAAAGAATGATCACCTATAAAGTGCTTGTTAACAAAAGCATGAATAATATGCCCTTTTGTATTAACATGAAGCTTCATTTTCTTGCTCCAATATTGGCGGAACTTGTTCAAATCAATTCTGTAACATGTGGAAGAATAAATCATAGTTATGTCACCTACAATTGCTCCGAAAGGGACAAATCAAAAGTGAGTTCTTTATTCTCTTTTGCACAAGTAAATTATCATATTTTTCAATCCTATGTGGAAACCTACAAAAATTGATTTAATTGATGTAAAAACCAATTACCTAGTCATGTACCATAGGAAATCACTAGTATCACCAGTAGTCAGGATCTGCTCTAATAGAGAGTTGTTAGAAAATGATCCCTTTTCATGAATAGTTGTCAGTGTCTCAGGCCGCCATTGCCAATTGAAAATTGATTCAGTAGGCTTTGTGACTATTAAAGTGGTTGGAGCATTCACCTGCTTTCATGGAGTGTAGTATTTAAGAATAAAAAACTAATTATCTCAACATGGAACAAGGTGACtaagtttgatttatttataaataataatttcaCTTCTCAAGAATTTTTCTCATATATTTTGTTACAAATGTAAAATGTATATCATCAATTACAAACATGTTAGCTTTTCAAAAGATGCCTAAATATTACCTTAGCAGTGTTATACACTTCTTTCTCACAATTAGGAAGGACACTGATAGATTTGGAAGGGACAAAGTATATCTTTCCATTGTATGTCAGGTTGGTATCAGTTGATTGATTAGCATTTATCAAAAAACAACCATCACTAATCCCATTTGCAATGTATTTCGTCACCTGCAATTTAGTAGTATAGCATTATTTTCTATGAACAAGACGAAATATTATCTTATATATGAAGTAAGCAGTAGACTTACTGTTAATCCAGCTCCTAAGTTTGTAGTATTGGCAACTCCATATACGAGAACCTTTTCCATTACTTTTATGGCATTATGCAATTGCTCTAAGTGTCCCCACTTGGGTTGCCTTATATTCCCTATATTTAGGATAAGAAAAGAATCATGCAAGTCACTAATTTTTAACAATGTCTTGgattaagtaaaaataatttatcTTTTGGATAATAAATGTTGTAAAATGGATTAATGAAATTTATACCATATTCATCTAGAGGAGCGTCATAATCGTACGACGTTACTATATATGGGCCTCCCGATGTCCGACCAAAGTTTGTTCCTCCATGATACTGGAAATAATTATGCTATTACCACATGAATTTCAGAAAATATTGAAAAGAAATAATGAGCTGCAAGGAGCTAATGTAAGTTAGTAAGTAACAATGAAACATTAGTTATAGATTTCAAACCATATAATAGTTTTGCAAAGTTCCTCCGGATGCAAAAAAGTTTGCAACGGCATAAGCTATGTCCTCGACAGGCCTATGTGGTTTACTTTGCCCCCAATCTTGAAACCTGAGCAATTCACCATTTagttatttcatattttatttaaaaagtgTAATACtcattataataataaaaaaaaactgaacTTACCATCCCGTCCAATTCTCTGTCCACATTTTAGGGCTAGTTGGACGATTTGGTGTAAATTTGTCACAATAGAACCCATTACAAGTGTTTATCTGTTAAGAAGGAGAaaaaatatatgcaatttacaccaaatgaattaattttttttgtcatGATAAATGCACCTATAGATTGTTCAAAATGATCTTGATTTCATGATTGTACATAGGCTCATTTGATTAACAATTTTATCATTTACCTTATTATAAAAATACTTGCAAGAGGGAAGTTAGCCAATAtaattcataataaaattttagtcATGTTACCTTGATGCTttcgaaataaaatatttaagaatTATGCATTTACCATAGGAGGTGGGGCATCCGCTTGTTGGCACATTATCCATGGCACACCTATATTAAGTGTTTCTGCCAAGTTTGCACACCATTGGATATATCGTTTCCCAGCCGATCCATACTTGTCCATGATATTGCCATACTCATTTTCAATCTGAGGAGTACATGTCACAAGTTTAGTTGGTTTTTCAATGATAATGAAAATGGTTAGAGGGCATTGCAACTTTGGTACACAAGGTATAAAAGATGACAAAGTAATTAATAATCAAATTAACTACATAATTTTATGGTATCTATTCAAATTTTGTCTATGATAGCTACTATTCTAAGTTAACtacataattaaaaatatatgtaGAAGTTTGAAGAAGGCATGCATGGAATTGAAAGAAGAATTAACATTTGGAAGTgtcttcttttattttcttaGAGCATACTTGGGCTATGATGATCGGTCCACCTTGTGATGCAAAGAGACGTTCATTCTTGACCATGTTAACAATCAAAGTGGTGAAATTTTGCATTTCAGCCTACACAATATCAGATGGTAACATAAAAAAGTAATCTGAAAAATTAAGAGTTGAATTCAAGAGTCAAGCTAAGTGCATATGATAGTACCTTAAATATTTCATTATCAGTTCTCATTTCAACTCCTGGAATTTGGTGTAGCCACACAGGAAATCCACTGAGAGGAGCCaaaacaatcttcatatattCTAGCTAGCATCATACATGGAAACAATATTATGCAAATGAAGTTGTTTAGGTTACCCATAATTCCATTCAGCACAAACATATGGTCCGATTCTAAGAATTGCAAAAAGGCCTGCATCTTGCACAATCTTGATGAACTTGATAAAGTCCAAGTTTTCATTAAAATTGTACTGTTGGGAGTAGAGAAAAATAGATAAAGGTTAGGAAGGTTATCACAGTTGCAATATAGGCACATGATGCATCACAATAGGGGTAGTTAGAAATTAAACCTCTCTTTTGGTAGGCTCATGAGCATTCCAAAAGATATATGTCTCAATGGCATCGAGTCCTCCTTCCTTTGCTTTTTGAATGAGGCCTGGCCACATCTGAAAGAAACCAAAATCTATCAAAACTTGTCACTTTAGCATATGCAAAATTTGTTGGATTGAAAGGATAAGGCTGGTGGGAAGGAAGATGCTTATCTTCAATTTGTTTGCTTATATTGATAATCGAGTTGATATGGAATGGGAATATCAAACATAAATACAAACaatgaaaaaaattatatctTTGTTCGTGACTAAAAAGGAAGTAATATGACatcttaaaataattatattaccTTAATAACTATTTAGTTTAAATGCTTATTTTAATAGTATAATTATTTAAGAAACTATTCTATGTATAATATTTCACCATATTTACGAAGTTAAATGGTTAAACTTTTatgtagaattttaaaaaatattttatacataAAAATTGTTCCATAAATATTAAAAAGATATGCACTATACATGAGACAAAGCATATTGTAATCAAAATACTTAAAATAAAAGTTTGCATGTGAGACAATGTAATAGGACTTACGTCAGGAGTGCTGCGTGGATAATGAATTGAACCTGAGATGAGAACTCGTCTTTCTCCATTAATGATAATTGCTCTCCCATCATAGGTAACATTTGTTGCTAAGGATGATGAAATTAAAAAACAAACAATGAGCAGTAACAATAAAGTACTTGTTGTTGTCACCATTGTGATAATTAACATCACACACGATCATCCTTCCACCCTCTTGGAGATTTATATAGaggaattattttggataagtcCTTGGCATGGTTTATGTGTTGTCATTATTGTCCGTTTCTTTAGCTATTGACAAGTTTTTCTAGACATTTTTAGATTGTTTTGTTAGCCATAAACTTCCAATATTTATCTACCACGTAGATTAAAATAGATCGTAAACAAGTATTATAATTACTTTTCATCATGTCaaataatgattttatttttaatgccaACTAGGATTTATATGGTTTTTGAAAATTGCCAATTAAATATTTGTTGTGTATTCAATCACCCATTTATGATTGTCATTTTTAAGGGTAAGCAATCGGTTAATAATCAAACCGACTAAGCCGATTAAATTAAAATCGaataaattaaactttttttGTATAAACCAAATAGACCAAACTTTACcacaaaaattgaataaatagaactaataaaaaattgattaattgtTATACTGAATTAACCAATTATTTTGCCACTTGACTGATGTGTAACATTAATTGACTACTATGAGACAATTAGGTCAGAAATCaagattttaggatttttttttaacactgaTCTATCAACATCAGTTAGTTGTTTATAATATTGCAATTGACTTatattgatttgatttgattagtttcattgatttttaaattttaaaatcgagAGCCAATAGAATAAACCAAAATAatcaacatttttaaaaaaatgaaattgtgAATTAACCATACCGAACTTCTAAATTCTATCGATTAAGTCAATTAATGTATTTTAACCGATCTTTTACTCACAcctaatcatatttaattattaattggaTTGGTAAGTAAAATCTACGTGAGACTCTTCACCATTTTCATtcattaatttttccttttctatttctaCTTATAAGACTTATATTATTTCATATGccttttttaattataaatatttaaatatcttAAATTAATGTAAATTTATTAAGGTAAATATATTAAAAGTTATGTCAAATACTTAGACTTCTAATTTTGCTACTACTATCCTTTGAAGTTCTCTTAAACCATCCAATTGTATTCTTCATTTGTAATTAAGCAATTTATATACTAGTTATTTAGTGCCACATTTGTCAAAGTAAAAGTGATACCAAATTATTAAATCTCTTTTGAGATGCATATTATTATATTATGTATAATCATTTGTCTACctcattaattattaaaattttaagagaGTTGTGCTCTTGAGATTTAATTCTCTTAGATAAATTTAAGAGTTTTGTAACTAAATATCAAGGTTTATTTTTCTACATCTTCAAAGAGCAATCTTGTTTGATAAATTTGTCATAATAAGCTTTATCCCTTTCAAGAAAGTGATGAATACTAATAATGTGAGAATTGATGTAGGAGAGTTTTTCAAAACATCTTAAATATACTTACTAGTATTATTTTTTGTCATTGTATTTAAGTGTAGATCCGTTATATTAACGGTATACTTAATGTCGGTCTCACGGATATCGAGGGAGGTACATATAGGTACACAAGCGTTAGGTGCATGGTGGGATAAATCTTAAGTAGTCAGTTTCTTAGAATTGACCCCTgatcattacgccagagataccatgcaccCACCGTCTATGCAACGCTCTAAGAACTTTTTGTCATTGTATTTAAGTTTTATCATACTGTTGAAATATGCTATTTCGGAAACATATTGAAATATGCTAGAATATGCTAATTAGGAAAAGattgattcttattacaaaaatattttctcgATTTATAttatttgtaaaataccgaaaataggcgaatattaataaggacattttccgaaatttttggatatttttcgggaattttttggagctcgtacggacgagtttacggggattaaACGGGGtcccaggaaagcctgtttaggctaccccatttaagtgagaaaaagttttattttattctattttatttttcttatttctatttcttttccttCCTCGTGTTGTGCTCTCACCCGACGCCCGAGCCTTCTTCCCCGcgcgaacccgagccctaaccgcacgGCGGTTTCCTCCCTCCACCTTCTCcttcattttcttcctcccgagccgcacacccgaagccttcttcttctcctcatctccCTCGCGCGACGCCAACCCCAATCTGCCGGCCACagccgagccctagcgccgaccacaTGAAGCCTCTACCTTCCTTCCCCTCTGATCTTCGCGTCGATCGCCCTCTCCCACGCACGGAGCAGTGCCGACGCCGGAGTAGGGGGGTTGCTGTTCttgctgtgccctagatcgccggcgTGGAAGGGACAATTAGGACTCCGAGGGTAAGCTACCGATCCTTCCTCTTTTCTGATCTAAGATTGGTGCCCTAGAGTGTGTCTTCTTCCTCGGTTCTTACTCTTCCTCTCTGATTGTCGGCAATCCTAGGTCACGTCTTGGATCCTTTCTTCATTCTTGTTAACCCTGGTACGCTGCTTCACGGATTAGATCGGATCGGGAGACCTTTCTGGAAGCAATCTATTGAGGTAACATTGGTAATTATGTGGATTCAGGGACTTTGATGAATTCTTCCTCCTTAGGATAATCTTCTTGCTTGATTCATTACTTGATCCGATTGAATAGGGAAGGATTTCAGTAGGATTGTGTTCTGTGAATTTTCTTTGGCTCCAACAGCAGCTTACCTTGGTTACGACAGCCACTTCATCTAGTAGCTTTTCTGATTTCAGTAATTATAGTAGCTGAGATAGAGGTAAGGAACAGGGAATTGgtacatgatcatgtgtagatttgaacTAGGGTTATGTTTGTATTTGAattaggtatgatttggatttaatttaggcagGTTGAGGAAGTTGGTTTGgggtttttgccctaaatagttctaaggaattttatttagttatttatgtaaattgtagctaaataaaatatatttatattgtttgacacaggactttgacgcgagacgagcatctcgatgtcggaaTTGGACATTcctatcggaggcgggtacttttaacTTTATGTCGTTCGATATACATAGTAgtaaatttaacaaattgcattaattatattcctcattctgtttcggtgaatcactacccaaaacttgttacatgcttgattgattgcttggtttgcatctcatgtatactttacctgtttatacatgcttgtaggggtcGTGATATACCATGcgtcaccatgttcaggacctagattgtataccttatctgatctgtgtaccgttgttttgcttcattgacttatggtgcactttctatatatatacatggtttagctcaggatattttgtggttagtgtcatgcaccatttgcatgattgcatgttgtgcgatagtccgctccattattgttgagcacatcgccagttacatggatctgcacacaccaccactcatgggttagtggtcgatttagatagtgtgtgttgcagcagagactttgtttggctccgttggtctgctcatgggtagcgtgatgcaacgtgttagccggcagggattcctccccgtcatcgtgtaccaggagttgagagcattgcacttcccctatttatgatttggggtaggaggataggtgtactccgacaacatcccgtctactcggtcactcatcaggagtagtgacgacagagtgcacggttgtcacagccctacccactcggcctcactattgtgtgagatgatcgactggcgtcaggggtgaccaggacgcatcattggcatcatatgcatgatgcatttattgcttgtatttttgtttgctgcatttatatgttgcatattgtttgaaTGTCTATGTTTgttatgcatacaggatttctataccactcggactgtttgtccttatacccaggtcctagttagtacagtttctctcctgtttacttcagatgcatttttatctttcttatatcaggagactgtacgcatgattagtgctaggtgttatttccctactttgtatatcagttgtacctgctgagtgttggactcaccccgcctccattgttgttatttttcaggttgatgctgtcaggagagagttccagttgctagtccctgcagacctcgaggatattatttgtcttttggttttcttatataaactatgctaaatttgttttgtttgatggtatggatatggtatggattttgtgatgccaatggatttggtttggtttttcttttactacatgtctgcctagacggcagaagaggtaaattgatcttatcgtcggatttgtgttttatgagtgtagttgagtagggtggattttgagtcttcttatcattgcttattaaattgcgtggaatgtctgtgggttgtattttatttctgttattatttcagccgcatgtggctgaggtatatggagatgtagaaagtttcagattgtccgtcgtacaggggggatgctgccgaaatttcttcggacagggactcctccggggcgtgacaatttatttggtatcagagccaggtttcgaTCCTGAGACCTGTGGGTTATGGGCCCACCACGCTTTCTGTACAAGATacggtcagagactcagatatccagaagacagctttccgtacgagatacggtcattatgagtttttggtaatgccaattgggcttaccaatgctccagcggtgtttatggacttgatgaaccacatttttctggagtatctggatcagtttgttatcgttttcattgatgacatattggtctactcgcattccgaggaggagcatgcacagcatcttcggatagtcttggagactcttagacggcaTCAGCTGTACGCAAAAtttagcaagtgtgcattctggttaacctcagtcagttttctgggacacgtggtttttAGCAGAGGTATTttagttgatcctcagaagatcgaggctgtcaccagttgggagcaaccgaaatctgttcaggagatccgcagttttctgggactagcaggatattacaaacggttcgtcgagggtttctcgcgtattgctatgccgctgacacgccttaccagaaagggcgtgaagtttacgtggacagaggattgtgagaccagctttcaggagctgatcgaagcggagattagtgtcggctccagttttggttttaccttctgtaGAGGACGGATTCgcgctctataccgacgcatctctacagggttggcgctgttttgatgcagcacggtagggtagtctcctacttttcgacagttgaaggagcatgaggagaactaccctgtacatgatctggagcaagtcgccattatttttgccatgaagatttggcgacattatttatatggcgttacatttgagattctcactgaccataagagtctcaaatatctgtttacttagaaggaacttaatctccgacagaggagatggatggagttcctgaaggattttgatggtaccattagctatcacccggggagagctaatgtggttgccgatgcacttagcaggaagtccggcgggactttagcttgccaccgagttgtggtcacagacttgatttaaggttcctccgatttgagccttgaggggtaaggacagacagagtagggtactctggttaccatggttgctcagtcattgatcaggacgaggatacgagagccctaggctgctgatcagtatttgcagtttatttgtagccagatagcttccgggcaacagaccgagttcacacgagacaaggagggtattatatactttcgagacagattatgcgtacctcagtctcatccggtcttacaggagctacttcaggaagctcatcgctctcgatttacgttCTACCCAGGCGGGAcctgcatgtatcgagatttgaggcgttcctactggtggaacggtatgaagaaagacatcgcggaatttgtagctagatgtcttgtctgtcagcaggtgaaggctgagcaccagggACCTGCTgaattacttcagcggattcctatttccgagtggaaatgggaacatattactatggactttgtggtgggtttgccgaggacacgacgaggccatgacacgatttgggtagtcgttgatcgattaaccaaatccgcgcacttgtTAGCGAATCCGAAAGATTGATTTCCTAGATCGATtagtagatctgttttgccgggagatcatcagatcacgtggtgtccctttgactattatttcggatagagaccccggtcACGTcttgtttttgacagagtctgcagcaggccttgggcacacaactctgtttcagtacaactttccatccgcagacagatggaccgttagagcggaccattcagactttagaggatctgctgaggtcatgtgttatggatttcggaggcagttgggaggaccatctgctgttggtagagtttgcctacaataatagctttcattcggctatcaagatggcaccgtttgaggcgttgtatggtaggccttgtcggacaccagttctctgggatgaggttgaagaggcccagatgttgggacctcatagagttcagcaggatgcagagttggtccgtactatcagacggaggatgtcagaggcgtaggaccaccagaagagttatgctgatcggagacgcagaccactagagttctctgttggcggccatgtatttctgcgagtttcacccacgaaaggggtgaagagatttggcctcagaggtaagctagctctgcggtacattggccctttcgagatcttggagaggatcagagaggtagcttaccgactggcactaccactgtccctgtcaggcgtgcacgatgtatttcacgtatctatgctgaggagatacgtacctgacccgacacatgtgttgGCAGATATtctagttccagttcagcctgacattacttatgaggagattctggtacggattatggaccggaaagagcgtcagttgcggaataatactatccggctggttaaagtcggatggcagcatcattccgacgaggaggctacttgggagctcgaggatacgatccaagctcgatatccccatcttttcacttgaggtatgtgatttatttaccgttcagcatttatactctatatctgttgttagtacttgctgatggtagataacgaaatttggggaccaaatttttattagtgggggagaatgtaaaataccgaaaatagacgaatattaataagggaattctccggaatttttggatatttttcgagaattttttggagctcgtacggatgagtttaCAGGGATTAAACggggtcccgggaaagcctgtttaggctaccccatttaagtgaggaaaagttttattttattttatttttcttatttctatttcttttccttCCTCGTGCCGTGCTCTCACCCGACGCCCGAGCCTTCTTCCCCGcgcgaacccgagccctaaccgcacgACGGTTTCCTCCACCTTCTCctttattttcttcctcccgagccgcacacccgaagccttcttcttctcctcatctccCTCGCGCGACGCCAACCCCAATCTGCCGGCCACagccgagccctagcgccgaccaccgGAAGCCTCTACCTTCCTTCCCCTCTGATCTTCGCATCGATCGCCCTCTCCCCCGCATGGAGTAGTGCCGACGCCGGAGTAGGGGTGTTGCTGTTCTTGCTGTGCCTTAGATCGCCGGCGTGGAAGGGACAATTAGGACTCCGAGGGTAAGCTACCGATCCTTCCTCTTTTTTGATCTATGATTGGTGCCCTAGATTgtgtcttcttcctcagttcttacTCTTCCTCTCTGATTGTCGGCAATCCTAGGTCAGGTCTTGGATCCTTTCTTCATTCTTGTTAACCCTGGTACGCTGCTTCGCAGATTAGATCGGATCGAGAGAACTTTCTGGAAGCAATCTATTGAGGTAACATTGGTAATTATGTGGATTCAGTGACTTTGATGAATTCTTCCTCCTTAGGATAATCTTCTTGCTTGATTCATTACTTGATCCGATTGAATAGGGAAGGATTTCAGTAGGATTGTGTTCTGTGAATTTTCTTTGGCTCCAGCAGCAGCTTACCTTGGTTACGACAGCCACTTCATCTAATAGCTTTTCTGATTTAAGTAATTATAGTAGCTGAGATAGAGGTAAGGAACAGGGAATTGgtacatgatcatgtgtagatttgaacTAGGGTTATGTTTGTATTTGAattaggtatgatttggatttaatttaggcagGTTGAGGAAGTTGGTTTGgggtttttgccctaaatagttctgaggaattttttttagttatttatgtaaattgtagctaaataaaatatatttatattgtttgacacaggactttgacgcgagacgagcatctcgatgtcggaattggacattcctattggaggcgggtacttttgactttatgtcgtttgatatacatagtagtgaatttaacaaattgcattaattatgttcctcattctgtttcggttaatcattacccaaaacttgttacatgcttgattgattgcttggtttgcatctcatgtatactttacctgtttatacatgcttgtagtggtagtgatataccatgattCACCATATTCAGGACCTAGAT from Zingiber officinale cultivar Zhangliang chromosome 4B, Zo_v1.1, whole genome shotgun sequence includes:
- the LOC121978534 gene encoding beta-galactosidase-like; protein product: MSGGVTLLLLLIVCFLISSSLATNVTYDGRAIIINGERRVLISGSIHYPRSTPDMWPGLIQKAKEGGLDAIETYIFWNAHEPTKREYNFNENLDFIKFIKIVQDAGLFAILRIGPYVCAEWNYGGFPVWLHQIPGVEMRTDNEIFKAEMQNFTTLIVNMVKNERLFASQGGPIIIAQIENEYGNIMDKYGSAGKRYIQWCANLAETLNIGVPWIMCQQADAPPPMINTCNGFYCDKFTPNRPTSPKMWTENWTGWFQDWGQSKPHRPVEDIAYAVANFFASGGTLQNYYMYHGGTNFGRTSGGPYIVTSYDYDAPLDEYGNIRQPKWGHLEQLHNAIKVMEKVLVYGVANTTNLGAGLTVTKYIANGISDGCFLINANQSTDTNLTYNGKIYFVPSKSISVLPNCEKEVYNTAKVNAPTTLIVTKPTESIFNWQWRPETLTTIHEKGSFSNNSLLEQILTTGDTSDFLWYMTRIDLNKFRQYWSKKMKLHVNTKGHIIHAFVNKHFIGSQYAVNGVYEFVFEHTTKMRKGHNYIALLSSTNGLANYGAYFDLQRAGIDGGPVNLIGYGNATINLTSNTWTYKIGLNGEDEKLYLPSQQHSIKWFSGHLPINRPLIWYKTIFEVPEGNDALVLDLQGMGKGYAWVNGHSIGRYWPSFIADDEGCGPCDYRHEYDSNRCRTDCGKPSQRWYHVPRYFTIKGPNTLILFEEFGGDISKISLQKVSSVATTF